A single genomic interval of Syngnathoides biaculeatus isolate LvHL_M chromosome 1, ASM1980259v1, whole genome shotgun sequence harbors:
- the LOC133512400 gene encoding uncharacterized protein LOC133512400, translating into MAAQHEKNRARLSDLPADFSLAFLDNSEILLKSRQQGFKYFSEGYLNDISMHIDGETIEISARSFRSQRKTEQPHTLHLQLNPTRISEAHCTCQAGVSGSCSHIFVNPKLVRKKRPVRNTLKDCRNIKVHKKDIDHLKSLEECSMAYVVSSPRLTLNTHLGTVPVASGLATSATFFELEDAKTVGTCCGNLALPQSAKVTPADLFKTWFTELHQEQCIKIEESTRDQANSTLWQTERKKKTSDSIKFWSNFAKKENY; encoded by the exons atggcggcgcagcacgAAAAGAATAGGGCGagactgtccgatttaccagctgatttctcactcgcattcttagataacagtgaaatattgttgaaaagcagacagcaggggtTCAAGTacttcagcgaggggtatttgaacgatatttccatgcatatcgacggagaaaccatcgaaaTTAGCGCGAGGTCTTTCCGGAGTCAAAGGAAGACCGAGCAGCCACATACATTGCATCTGCAGTTGAATCCCACAAGGATATCCGAAGCTCACTGTACATGTCAAGCGGG TGTTTCTGGATCCTGTTCACATATTTTTGTCAACCCCAAACTTGTAAGAAAGAAAAGACCTGTGAGGAACACACTGAAAGACTGCAg AAACATTAAAGTCCACAAAAAAGATATTGATCACTTAAAGTCTTTGGAAGAGTGTTCAATGGCCTATGTGGTGTCCAGCCCAAGACTGACATTGAACACTCATCTGGGTACAGTGCCTGTTGCCAGTGGTCTTGCAACATCT gccacGTTCTTTGAACTAGAAGATGCAAAGACAGTTGGGACCTGTTGTGGAAACCTAGCCTTACCTCAGTCGGCAAAAGTTACCCCAGCTGATTTATTCAAGACATGGTTCACTGAACTACATCAAGAACAGTGTATCAAGATTGAAGAAAGCACAAGGGACCAAGCCAACAGTACTCTGTGGCAgacggaaagaaaaaaaaaaacgtctgacaGCATCAAATTTTGGAGcaattttgcaaagaaagaaaattactGA